A single region of the Ctenopharyngodon idella isolate HZGC_01 chromosome 21, HZGC01, whole genome shotgun sequence genome encodes:
- the cnot6a gene encoding CCR4-NOT transcription complex subunit 6a: MPKEKYDPPDPRRMYTIMSSEEAANGKKSYWAELEIVGKVRSLSSSLWSLTHLTALHISDNSLSRIPPDIAKLHNLVYLDLSSNKIRSLPAELGNMVSLRELLLNNNQLRVLPFELGKLFQLQTLGLKGNPLAQEILNLYQEPDGTRRLLNYLLDNLAGTKRVSIEQPPPRSWIPLQEPDRTRPAALFSVMCYNVLCDKYATRQLYGYCPSWALNWDYRKKSIMQEILNCSADIISLQEVETEQYYNYFLVELKEHGYEGFFSPKSRARTMSESDRKHVDGCAVFYKTEKFSLVQKHTVEFNQLAMANSEGSEAMLNRVMTKDNIGVAVLLELRKEMMEQSAGKPLHGMEKQLLLVANAHMHWDPEYSDVKLVQTMMFLSEVKNIVDKATRSLKLSSVSGETNAIPLVLCADLNSLPDSGVVEYLSTGGVDSTHKDFKELRYIDSLTNFNCNGKNGTSSTRITHGFKLKSAYESGLMPFTNYTFDFKGIIDYIFYSQPLLNVLGVLGPLDPHWLHENNITGCPHPHIPSDHFSLFAQLELLLPYPPAVNGIHLPGRR; the protein is encoded by the exons ATGCCCAAGGAAAAATATGATCCGCCTGACCCAAGGCGGATGTACACAATTATGTCCAGTGAGGAGGCGGCCAATGGGAAGAAGTCATATTGGGCAGAGCTGGAGATTGTTG GAAAAGTGAGGAGTTTGAGTTCATCATTATGGTCCCTTACCCACCTCACTGCTCTTCATATCAGTGATAACTCACTTTCGCGAATCCCGCCCGACATTGCCAAACTACACAACTTGGTGTACCTGGACCTCTCGTCCAATAAGATCAGGAGCCTGCCTGCTGAGCTAGGCAACATGGTATCTCTCAG GGAACTGCTTTTAAATAACAACCAGTTACGAGTTCTGCCTTTTGAGCTTGGAAAACTCTTTCAGTTACAAACGCTGGGTTTGAAAG GAAACCCTCTTGCACAAGAAATCTTGAACCTCTACCAAGAGCCTGATGGAACACGTCGGCTCCTTAACTACCTGCTGGACAATCTCGCAGGCACCAAACGTG TATCTATAGAACAGCCACCACCTCGCTCATGGATACCACTGCAGGAGCCAGACAGAACACGGCCAGCTG CACTTTTCTCTGTGATGTGCTACAATGTGTTGTGTGATAAGTACGCCACACGTCAGCTCTACGGCTACTGTCCCTCCTGGGCCCTCAACTGGGACTACAGGAAGAAGTCCATCATGCAGGAGATCCTCAACTGCAGTGCGGACATCATCAGCCTACAG GAAGTGGAGACAGAGCAGTACTATAACTACTTCTTGGTAGAGCTGAAGGAACATGGTTACGAAGGATTCTTCAGCCCTAAGTCCCGAGCTAGGACTATGTCTGAATCTGACCGCAAACATGTGGACGGCTGTGCCGTTTTCTACAAAACAGAGAA GTTCAGTCTGGTACAGAAACATACAGTGGAGTTCAACCAGCTGGCTATGGCAAACTCAGAGGGCTCAGAGGCCATGTTGAACAGGGTGATGACCAAGGACAACATCGGAGTGGCTGTATTACTAGAGCTGCGGAAAGAGATGATGGAGCAATCTG CTGGAAAGCCTCTGCATGGCATGGAGAAACAGCTCCTTCTGGTGGCCAATGCTCATATGCACTGGGACCCCGAGTACTCGGATGTGAAGCTTGTCCAGACCATGATGTTCCTGTCTGAAGTGAAGAACATTGTGGATAAGGCCACTCGCAGTCTGAAGCTCTCCTCAGTTTCTGGGGAAACCAATGCCATCCCTCTCGTCCTGTGTGCTGACCTCAACTCTCTGCCTGACTCGG GTGTGGTGGAGTACCTGAGCACAGGTGGTGTGGACAGCACCCACAAGGACTTCAAAGAGCTTCGATACATTGACAGCTTGACCAACTTCAACTGCAATGGCAAGAACGGCACCTCCAGCACCAGGATCACGCACGGCTTTAAGCTAAAGAGTGCCTACGAGAGCGGCCTGATGCCTTTCACCAACTACACCTTTGACTTTAAG ggcATCATTGACTACATCTTCTACTCTCAACCTTTGCTCAACGTGCTGGGTGTACTGGGTCCCCTGGACCCCCACTGGCTCCACGAGAACAATATCACTGGCTGCCCCCATCCCCACATCCCCTCTGATCACTTCTCCCTGTTTGCACAACTGGAGCTGCTCCTGCCCTACCCGCCTGCTGTCAACGGCATTCATCTGCCTGGTCGCAGGTAG